From a region of the Caldisalinibacter kiritimatiensis genome:
- the lysS gene encoding lysine--tRNA ligase: MAEEANLNEMLKMRREKLQNLVEMGKNPFEIEKYDVTHKSQYIKENFEELEGKTVSIAGRLMAKRGHGKAGFADLQDSEGRIQLFVKMNLIGEEEYELYKTYDIGDIIGVKGEIFKTKMGEISVKAKEIVLLSKSLQILPEKFHGLKDPDLRYRQRYVDLIMNPEVKDTFITRSNIIKAIREFLDNRDFMEVETPVLSTLAGGASARPFITHHNALDIDMYLRISLELPLKRLIVGGFDRVYEMSRVFRNEGMDSSHNPEFTLLELYQAYADYEDMMELVESLYSYVAEKVKGTTKITYQGQEIDLTPPWPRIRMVDAVKEHTGVDFDKITDIEEARREAEKLGLELEGNESIGEIISEAFDEYVEDKLIQPVFITHHPVEISPLAKKDPEDPRYTHRFEPFICGSEAGNAFSELNDPIDQKERFLEQVKKREAGDDEAHMMDYDFINALEVGLPPTGGLGIGIDRLVMLFTDESSIRDVILFPTMKPVDNK; this comes from the coding sequence ATGGCAGAAGAAGCTAACTTAAATGAGATGCTGAAGATGAGAAGAGAAAAACTACAGAACCTAGTAGAAATGGGCAAAAATCCATTTGAAATTGAAAAATATGATGTTACTCATAAGAGTCAGTATATCAAAGAGAATTTTGAAGAACTAGAAGGCAAAACGGTTTCAATAGCAGGTAGATTAATGGCTAAAAGAGGTCATGGTAAAGCTGGCTTTGCAGATTTACAAGATAGTGAAGGTAGAATACAGTTATTTGTTAAGATGAATTTAATAGGAGAAGAAGAATATGAACTATATAAAACTTATGATATAGGAGATATAATAGGGGTTAAAGGTGAGATTTTTAAAACAAAAATGGGAGAGATATCTGTAAAAGCTAAAGAAATAGTATTGCTTTCTAAGTCCTTGCAGATTCTACCAGAAAAATTCCATGGTTTAAAAGATCCTGATTTAAGATATAGACAAAGATATGTGGATTTAATCATGAATCCAGAAGTAAAAGATACATTTATTACAAGATCAAATATAATTAAAGCGATAAGAGAGTTTTTAGATAATAGAGATTTCATGGAAGTAGAGACACCGGTGTTATCTACTTTAGCAGGTGGAGCTTCAGCTAGGCCATTTATTACACATCATAATGCGTTGGACATTGATATGTACTTAAGAATCTCTTTAGAGTTACCATTGAAAAGATTAATAGTTGGTGGCTTCGATAGAGTATATGAAATGAGTAGAGTTTTTAGAAATGAGGGAATGGATTCAAGTCACAATCCTGAATTTACATTACTTGAATTGTACCAAGCATATGCAGATTATGAAGATATGATGGAATTAGTTGAAAGTTTGTATTCTTATGTAGCTGAAAAAGTAAAGGGAACAACAAAAATAACTTACCAAGGACAAGAAATAGATTTAACACCACCTTGGCCTAGAATTAGAATGGTTGATGCTGTTAAAGAACATACAGGAGTAGATTTTGATAAAATAACTGATATAGAAGAAGCTAGAAGAGAAGCGGAAAAATTAGGTTTAGAATTAGAAGGAAATGAATCTATAGGAGAAATAATAAGTGAAGCATTTGATGAGTATGTAGAAGATAAATTAATACAACCTGTATTTATTACTCATCATCCGGTTGAAATTTCACCATTAGCTAAAAAAGACCCTGAAGACCCAAGATATACACATAGATTTGAACCATTTATCTGTGGAAGTGAAGCTGGAAATGCTTTCTCAGAATTAAATGACCCAATAGATCAAAAAGAAAGATTTTTAGAACAAGTTAAGAAAAGAGAAGCTGGTGATGATGAAGCTCATATGATGGATTATGACTTTATCAATGCATTAGAGGTAGGATTACCACCAACAGGTGGACTAGGTATAGGGATAGATAGATTAGTTATGTTATTTACTGATGAATCATCTATAAGAGACGTAATTTTATTCCCAACTATGAAACCTGTAGATAATAAGTAG
- the greA gene encoding transcription elongation factor GreA produces the protein MEKEVILTSEGLKKVENELEYLKTVKRKEVAERIKQAIAFGDISENSEYDEAKNEQAQVEERIAKLEKMLRYAKVIDAADISVDVVSVGSRVTVKDEEFNEEIEYTIVGSAEADPYEAKISNESPVGKALIGRKVGDVVEVQVPDGVIKYEVLKIEK, from the coding sequence ATGGAAAAAGAAGTAATTTTAACTTCCGAGGGTTTAAAAAAAGTTGAAAACGAATTAGAGTATTTAAAAACTGTTAAGAGAAAAGAAGTAGCAGAAAGAATAAAACAGGCTATAGCTTTTGGAGATATTAGTGAGAACTCTGAATACGACGAAGCAAAAAATGAACAAGCACAAGTTGAGGAAAGAATAGCAAAATTAGAAAAGATGCTTAGATATGCTAAAGTAATAGATGCTGCTGATATTTCTGTAGATGTAGTTAGCGTTGGCTCAAGAGTTACAGTTAAAGATGAAGAGTTTAATGAAGAAATAGAATATACTATTGTAGGTTCAGCAGAAGCAGACCCATATGAAGCTAAAATATCAAATGAATCTCCAGTAGGAAAAGCATTAATAGGTAGAAAAGTTGGAGACGTAGTAGAAGTTCAAGTACCTGATGGCGTAATTAAATATGAGGTACTTAAAATTGAAAAATAA